TGTGGCTTTATATCCCTGACCATGTCACTGAGCCCTGGCTTCAGCTGCTAGGATTAAAGGGAGCTTGGCAGGAGAGTGCAGGTATCGGGGGTGGCTGGGTGCCTCTCTGCTTTCTGGGAGTAGCAAAGGGCAGCTGCTCTGCTTCTGGGGACCAGAATCGTGGGTAGGGTGGCCTGGTTCTGGTGGCTACAGCTGTGTCCCGATCCACGGCTACCGTGATGACTGTGGCCAAGGCCTCCTGCTTTCCGTGCCTACCGATACAAGGCCCTGAGGGAGAAAGGCTGCGCTCTGGCTGTCTCACCTGGCCTCCAGGGCACAAACTCAGACTAAGGTGCTGCAACCCAAATGTGTCTACGGGAATGTCGGGGGCCTCAGGGTGAAGCGTTTCAAAGGCATCCTCTGCTGCCTCTCAATGAAAGTCATACTCACTTGTCTCTTCCAGGTCTCACTTTGACACGAAATAACCCATACACAGGGCGGTGATCTGACGTTTTGATCCCAAAGCAGGCAGAGTACTTCACGGTGTGGATCTCATTCTGGTGGCGGCTTCGGTAGATGACCCGGTCCTGGAAGGGGAGAAGGATGAGCAGAGCGACCCAGGGCAAAGGCGACCGGCAAGCCCACCTCGGAGGTTAAGGAGAAAGGCTCTCCTGCTCCTGGGTGAAGAGAACTTCCTTAGGTCAGGGAGTCCTCTCTGGTACGAGAGGCAGTGTAGAGTGATGGCTTCCCTGCACTCTTGGCCAGCCTGCTAAAGagctgagaggaaggaagggagggagggagggagggagggaggtgggtgtACAGCTGAAGGGCTCGCTGGCCTGTGGGAGTTGGGGACAGAATGCTTGACCTCTGGGTAGCCATTTCTGCCGGAGGGGTTTCCCTGGGgggatgcttgcttgcttgctgcctCCCAGAAGCTCTTACCGTATACGAAGGTGTCCTCTGCTTGGAGGTTGTGTCGTAGGTGTCCTGTCCAACGTCAAACTTGTAGGAAGGACGGAAAAAGATGGGGGCTTCTTGGAACCCCTTAAAAATAGAACCTGTGGGAAGAGCAGATCGGGCAAGTCAAAGGACTGACTGCTAAATCCCAGCCTTAGGGAAGGACTCCCCAATACACTGCCGTTAACGTGTCAGGCTGCAGGAGCTGACAAACTGAGGAAGCAAGAACTGCGTTCTTGTGAGAAAGGCTCTGTTAATGCTAGTCAGGGTAAAAGCCTCCCAGGCAGGCTGAGAGCAAGTCAAGGCAGAGCTGGGCTGGAAGGCCTCTTCTCCACACTGCCTGAGCTGGGCTGAGCTCCTCCTCCTCAGGTTCCCATAGTCTCTCCCATCAGGCTATGGCTAAATCAAGTGCTGGTGTAATGTATTGGGTCGCTGTACCACCCAGAAGTGGTTCAATGAATAATGAAAGGACAGCGTAAGCTATGGATCTACAGCAGAGAGCTCAACCTTCCCCCAAAACCTGGAGATGAGCAAGATGCAAAAGGGGGTGGTCAAGCCCCTTTGTCTGTCTTCGAAATGAAGACTTTATTCAAGCTTAATGCCTGCAAGGAGTAGGTCAGCCCTTTAGCTGGCAAAAGGTCTGTGGGTACTTAATTATAAATAGTGGGGCGCAACAGGGTTTTACCATTCAGCTACAGGGACATGTATGTTCCATccacacccatccatccatcctgtatcTGGCTGTAATCAATTAGGACTCCCAGGGGTTAATGACAAGGTACTGcacatataaaatattaaacCTTCCCGGTAAGGAAAAGCAAGAAACAATATCTATTTATCTACAGATAAACAGCAATCCCTTAACGGCAGAAAAACCCAAACATCCCCCATCGCCTGGCAAATGTTCCCTGGAAGAGCTGTTATTTAGCATCCTCCGAAAAGAAAGGGAGCAAGCTTGACCCCAACTGGGTCCACTTTCAGAAAACAGGCCCTCCCACCGAAAAGCAGCTGCTCTGGACCTCAGCCTCCCCCCTCACTTCACGGAAGAGGGATCCTACCAGGGGCTTCTTCCAGGACGGCTGAGGTGGCTGGTCAATTCTGTTTGGAGAATATAGTTCTGCAGGTTGTCGAATATAGAAAACCAACCCcctaaattgcacccagaaaccagcGGGGAGCAGCACAGGGCCTGGCGCACAGGTTGTCAAATGGGCCGCTGCCTGTCTGATAACCAGGGGTCACTGAGGAGGCGAGAGCTGCTGTGCTGAGATCCTCCTACTCCGGGCACAGCTGGTGCTCAGCTGGAGCCATTGCTTCTGTGAGGGTCGCTGCACCGATCAGGACAtttggcatggggggggggggttggctccTGGCAGCTGAACTGCAAAAACACCTGAAAATGGAAAGGTGCTCCTCACCACTGTGCATTTCCTTCAACAGCTGGTCATGCTGTAGCAGCACTGACACGTCCAGGTCCTGGCCGTGACTGAGGATCTGCTCTACCACCTCCCGGTCTTCATTCAGGCGGAAGTTGAAGTCTCCGAACCAGAAGACGTTGTCAAAGCGGGTAGTGACGTCTGCTGCAGAACCAAGCAAAGGAGGGGGAGTAATTGGAGAAAAGGCTGCGGCATGGAGATTAAGTCTTCCCAAACCACTTACACAGAATTATTGGGGACCTGGGTTTGACCGAGGGGCTTGAGGGCGGTATTCATTCAATCTAGTTTGCAAGCAAAATAACTGAAACTAAAATCACTACAAGTCTGAACTCTTTGGAGGAGAGCATAATCTGTGATAGGTATTTGTACACCCCAGTGGGCAGGAGTGAAAGTGAAAGGAAAACGATAATGATGCCCAGCACTGAATCcctggcagggaattctgggagttgccaaCCCCAACCCCAATACCTAGATATAACCTAggtaagggtaaaggtaaaggtttcccttgacgtaaagtccagtcgtatccgactctagggggcggtgctcatctccgtttctaagccgctgagccggcgttgtccgtagacccgtccgtggtcatgtggccggcatgactacatggaacgccgttacctgcccgctgaagcggtacctattaatctactcacatttgcatgttttcgaactgctaggtgagcaggagctaggactagcaatgggagctcaccccgtcacgcggattcgaaccgccgaccttccgatcggcaagctcagtagctcagcggtttaacccgcagagccaccgcgtcccttagataTAACCTAGTGTACGTTATATTTTTGTGCGACTACACATTCCTTGAAATGTAATGACTATAACCTGCCACCATTTCCCTGCTCCAGTGCTAGTCTGGGCAACTtcgagatgtgtggatttcaactcctggaattcttagcaatggccatgctggttggggaattctgggggttcaagcccacacatctcaaaattgcccaggctgggaaacactggctCTTCCATCTAAGCCTGGTTTTATCCCTTGGACCTGCATATGTGCCTAGATCAAATCAGTGATTACTTTCTAGAGAACAGACTTTCCTTCAGGTGTATCATTACGGtggtatttatttgaaagagaGAGTCACATCAGCATACGAAGAATGCATAGCAAAGTACAGCACTTTCAAGTGCCAAGTTACTCACAGGAACTAGATCGATACGGGTTGGTATCGGGAATATTTTTGGGCAGCGAAAGAGCTTGGATGGTTTTGTTGTAATCCAGGACCCTCTCATTTACTTTGCCATCCCCAGCTGAAAGAGAAGAAGGCTGCTCAGTGCAAGTCCTAGTGGAAAAAACACACAACACGGCAGCTTCCACTGGAAACCACTTCAGGAGATTTCTCTCTCTGAAGTAGAGGAGAACAATGTTCTCAATACTGTCCCGGATTTCAGCGCTCAGAAGGACCAAAGCTCTGTAAATGGGACAGCTAGATGAAGGACAGCCGGTTGCTCACAGTATTCAGTTGGACTAAGAAAAGAATCTGGATCAGAGTCCCACTAAAGACTAAGCAAAATTCTTTTAGCACAATCTCCAATGTTCACAATATAAGGCCAGAATTCTGAAGACGGGGGACAAGAATGAGGGCCATGGAGCTGTAATCCCAGAGATTTCAGGAGACGCATGCTCCCACTTTTTCCTAGTCCTAGAAAAACTGGAACACCTGGCTGGAAGAAGTGGAGGAGGAGTTGAGCTGGAATCCTGTCTCGTAACACTAAACTTTCTGGGTATGTACTTATATtggaagaggagggagaagcaGTTTATAAGTGCATCACCTGAGAAGTCATGTTCAAACCATTTACCTGAGAAGGAAAACTTGTATGGGTTGAACCTGGTGAAGCAGGAATCTCTgattctcattattattatttattttctatcccgcctttattatttttataaataactcaaggcggcgaacatacctaatgctccttcctcctcctattttccccacaaccaccaccctgtgaggtgagttgggctgagagaagaagaccggcctgaggtcacccagccggctgctGCTGGAGAATTCCCTCATCAGGAACCTTCATAAGTCAGGGGATGAGCAGTTACGTGGTTGTGGACTCCAAAAAGGCAGGAGAAGATGCCCAGGATTCAAGCTTGGGACTAAGGTATAAAGGGGGAGGGTGCCATTTGTTTCTTTGTAGACACAGCTTCCTAACTTTCTGCAATAGCTCTACATACCTACCTTTCTTGCATTCAGTTGGGAACACAGAGCAGGGAATCCAACTGGCATACCTGTTACAAAGCTCTGAAAAAAACCTACTATGCCTCCAATGGGCAGAATTTAGGGAGGCACTCACACGTAAAGTGGGAAGTGATGAAAAGGAAGGACGTGCCAAAGAAAGTGAAGCAAATTCCTAGCGCACCCTTGGTTTTGAACTGAGACACGATGCGCGTTGTCACTGTGGCGTATTCCACCTCTGTGGGAAAGGAGAAGTGAGAAGGCCTGTCAAAGAGCGCTCGGAAAAAACAGTGCTAGAATAAACAGGCAGCACTTCCCCTTAGTAGCTAGGGTGAAAAATACTGCAATTAAATGTTGGGGTTTGGTTTCACCTTCTAAGCACATCGCTCTTGCTTAATAAAAgttggtggatggatggatggatggatggatgggagggagggagggagggagggtctcTCAGCTGCACAGttgcttccctttgtttccaTACCTATCTGGACAGCCTTCTTGGATCCCTATCACATACACGTCCTGGGCATAATCAGGCTCAGACGGCAACAGGAAGTCATCCAGCATCTCAGGAAGCTcctgcaagaaaaaaatgaccTTTCCAACTGTAGATGAGCTCATTTGAGGGCTCTAGCTGCCAACTGAAGAACAAAAAATGAAGCAGAGTACCAAATTCATTTTTCCTGCATGCAGGATGCAAATAGCTTTCTGTTTATCTGGGGTGGAATACAGAAAACGAACAGATTTGCCATCAGAAAACGAACAGAGCAGAAAATCAGTCACTCAATCCACATGTGAACATTACTAGGAGGGTTAAAGGCCACTCTGCTTCTCCATGCACTGCTCGTGAAACGCTGCACCAATACCTGTTCTGGGTACACAAGCAAGCATTTTAACGAGGACAACGTCCGGTCTCATCTAGAACGTGGCAAGCAAAAGAATCGCAAGGAGAGGctcctgtttcctttcctttagtTTTTGCATCCACAGCCCACCTTTCCTAAACTCAGTCGACCTAGCTGTTTCTCTCCACAACTTTGTTACATTTCCCTGAAAATCTGTCTGCAAAAGAAACgctaaaaggggggaaaaaactttttaTCTGGGAATGGATGAGCTGCAAGTAGATTTGTAGATCCGAGACAGCTGGCTTATTCCCAAGGTTACACAAACCTTCACTGAACATGCTTCCAAGatcttttgcattaaaaatatgaactttaaatgcaaaattagaaTCATATAGTGACACTGTCCCGAAATACCTGCAGGTTTCATAGTGTTAAAAGGGCAGGTATGCCGTAATTTTTCCCGGGAGAAAAGTCGGTGTGAGCCTGACCTGTCAACACTGAGGTAGGCCAGGCTGGGCTGAGCTGAGCGTACGGCTTGCCCTCCATCCTTCCTgcttcacggggtgagcctgtCTGCGGGCAAGATGCTTCCAAAGCAGCTCCAAAGCCTCACGCCTTATGGAATGCTGAACTGCGCCTTTGTTTTTCCTCCTTGACCTAGCCTTCTTCCCTAGGAAAGGTCTGCTTATTAGAGAAGGACATTGGGACCCTCATTTCCTCACCTTCTGGCCCTGCATGTTCCAGGTGGCTACGAAGATGCCAATGCGGCGATCAGGAAAATACCGGTTCAGCTCTTCTGCTCCCAGGAGGGCACCACTAGCAAGAAGGCTGCCTTCCAAGTAGCTTCTGCAGAAAAGgatattctgttgttgttgtcgtcTTAAAATAATTTACAGTATTGGTTTATTCTGCAACGCTTCttgagcactgaagatgttgcctagtcgggcaatgaaacatctgcaagcaaacaaccaagctcagagaacagcaACGAGGGCTCCACAGAAACACTTCTATTGCACCCTCTCCTAGCAACATTTTACGCAGCCGATAATAGTACTAATAACAGATGTAGTGACAGCAAGCGAACCTGTGAAAAGTCAACTAACGTACCTTGGGAATCAAAATCAGGACTGAGGGGTCAAATGTATCAGAAAGGAGGAGAGGCAGGCCTTCCTTAGCAGAGTGCTCCAAAGTCTAATGACAGCCTTGGCAAAGCTCTCCTCGGAAAAAAGCTCAGGTGGGCGCTGGAGTGATGGGGGGACACACAGAGAGAGGATTTTTCAGTTCAGTGAGACACAGAAGTTAGAATACTGGGGAGGGTGAGTTCGAAACATAGCTCAGTCGCGAAGCTCACTAGGTGATTAGGGGCCAATCATTATCTCCCTgtttaacctacctcacagggttgttgcaaaGTTAACATGGGAGGGTATCCCAGTACTTAAATTCTTGCGAGAATACCGGGATTtaacaaaaagcaaataaattccaCTTTAACTGGCAACCAAGCTCTTAAAAACTCCCACATACGACGTTGTGTTGGCTTTAAAGATCACGAACAACATTCTGATTTGGGCACAGAAACAGTTTGGAGAAGAGTTATGCCAGAAGAACAACGTACTGCCACATGCAGAGCACACAGAGTCCCAGCCATCATTGCTCCCTGTTGTTCAACACACCTTTGCCCATGGGCACCAGGGATGGCTGGATCTCTGTTGcacaagtcattttttaaagCCCTCCCAGCCGCGGCAAACTAGGCTGAGCGGCTACCCCATATCTCTTTCCTTGTTCTCCCTACCCAAAGCCCGGAgtgaaaaaatcaagaaaaaagacACTGAGATGCAGTCAGAATTATCCCACAACGGGCAGGTTCTAACCCACACAGGCGCGCCTCACTCCTGCTAGTTTTCCAACTACAGCCTGGGATGGCTGTGAGCAGGGGAGCCCGAAGGACAAAACGGCCATCGAAATACAGTGCCCTGAGAGGCCTTGTTATCGAGGAGCCTCTCCAGGACTTTGCCTCAGTCTCagtgaggtggaattggaattagggtcaaggaaacaacaaagaactaaagccctttcatcaggcaattgtctattgcaagtaagctatctgttgcaagtgtggtatgtggggaagagcctaacgggcagataagaaacaagaatgtatgtgtattctgtagcaactaggtgagaaaagataaggaacggggaggaagctcaccagctcctccaggcttgtttcacacggcttgcttttgtagttatatcatatatctctaagttgacacttagtctatgctgtataatcaatgggggggtataaaagaagtaggaccccgaatcttcggggttcagaatttgaagcatgagcttgtctgaacctatgcgcatattaaactcttttcctgaatgaagacccgagcgtcctagtcttcatttctacaacaattttGGCGACCCAGATGGGACTGCTCGAGGGCGATTTTTCGCTGGAACGGGAGGAACCCCAAGGCATGGAGCCGCCGCCTGGAGTCGATGCCTAGGCGCCGCAGGAGAGTTCTCCTGAAGGTCTCAACCGAGTCGACGGTTCGGTCCTGGGGATACCTCCTCCCGATTCCAAGAACCCTTCATGACAAGGAAAAGAGAGGTCTGAATGGAGAGCCGGCCGGCGTGGTGCAAATGACAGGCTGAATGAACGTGGAACCAAGATAACTGAGGCAAGTATATACTTAAACTAAGGGGTACCTATcctgcttgaggatagaagaggtgcctatcccgcttgaggatagaagagggggcccgtacacccccctggactcgggccggcgtgcctaatgaagtccatgtaggttgtgtgggaggttaaacagtcgcagttcctggtggtagccattgagagtccggtgccacaggtcggctgtagtgtgtgcAGAACCCAGGGAGGGCACACTAATAGAAACAGATAGGGCCGGCGTGCCCAAGTCTGTGTaagttgtgtgggtggttaaacagtcgcagttcctggtggtagccgttgagagtccggtgccacaggtcggctgtagtgtgtgcAGAACCCAGGGAGGGCACACTAATAGAAACAGATAGGGCCGGCGTGCCCAAGTCTgtgtaggttgtgtgggtggttaaacagtcgcagtttctggtggtagccgttgagagtccggtgccacaggtcggctgtagtgtgtaaGGAACCCAGGGAGGGAACCCTAGGAGAAAAACATAGGTCCGAGAAACCCTTTTTCACGCAAATACCGTCATCCCtagtctttaaagacagccagcgattgctgggagactggacgggaagttagtggtctttaaagagagccagcgtctgctgggagaccagttccAAAGGGCGGTGAAGTTTGCGGAGAAGAAGGGGGGTGACTGGATTGCCCCGAACCTAAGgttgtagaagaaaatagaagaaaatgggggAAGGAAGTGGCACCTCCGACACCCCACTGAAGTGTATGGTGAGAAACTTTTCTGATGCTTTTGGTGGAGATTATGGAGATTCCCTGGCTGACCCAGACACTGAAGATAGTTTTGTAGAAATGAGTGGCCCACCTTCGGGGTCGGCTGGCCAGAAGAGGGGACATTCAATTCTAATGTTATTAGTAAAGTCCATCAGAAGGTGACCAAAGATGGACATTGGGATCAGTTTCAGTGCATAGATCAGTGGCGATTCGCTGTAAAGCGGAGACCCGCGTGGCTGGTTCAATGtgttaggttgaggtcggactttaaaattaGCCAGCGCCTGCTGGGAGGCCAGCCCGGTTTTACCCcctcgacagtcagaggcttaaaattgctgaaaagcaaatccagcgaGGCTGGAGTGCTCTACCTTGGGGGGGGTAAAAACAATAAGAAGGTCAAGAGAGGGCTGTACTGATCAGGGATCAGGGTAAGGGAAGGCAGTAATCAATATGGGCAACAATAAAAGTTCCAAAAGGAAGGTTTCCCTTCCAGAATTACCTAGAAACATACCTAAGGAGAGTCCGCTTGGACTCTTgttgagaaattgggaaaaggaaccttataagaaaatggtaaacaatggcaattggaaaaaaaaaaaaaaaaaaaaggggtgagacctgtggggagacctagtaattagaattgaaaagttaatagtttttattttattttatttgttgagggaaatggtgcagagagtctctgtgtgt
Above is a window of Candoia aspera isolate rCanAsp1 chromosome 16, rCanAsp1.hap2, whole genome shotgun sequence DNA encoding:
- the LOC134506288 gene encoding LOW QUALITY PROTEIN: phosphatidylinositol polyphosphate 5-phosphatase type IV-like (The sequence of the model RefSeq protein was modified relative to this genomic sequence to represent the inferred CDS: deleted 2 bases in 1 codon), which codes for MWIRNASLPELPVANGQAQEEKRTGTSVAAGSLGTTCTKAARLPTSAKAGLAFLHRPGSCPKVLATQPPPPLELEGSFPSLRTTNRIDPDCADYKFGSRSVFPRAGSSWSDTQLQSRGMACEHCLAASVKSTFSLLAPIRVRDVRNRSYLEGSLLASGALLGAEELNRYFPDRRIGIFVATWNMQGQKELPEMLDDFLLPSEPDYAQDVYVIGIQEGCPDRYGNREATVQLRDPPSLPPSHPSIHPSIHQLLLTLFDRPSHFSFPTEVEYATVTTRIVSQFKTKGALGICFTFFGTSFLFITSHFTSGDGKVNERVLDYNKTIQALSLPKNIPDTNPYRSSSSDVTTRFDNVFWFGDFNFRLNEDREVVEQILSHGQDLDVSVLLQHDQLLKEMHSGSIFKGFQEAPIFFRPSYKFDVGQDTYDTTSKQRTPSYTDRVIYRSRHQNEIHTVKYSACFGIKTSDHRPVYGLFRVKVRPGRDNIPLAAGLFDRELYLIGIKRWITRQLQKKQALKTQKSSTVCSVS